A segment of the Bacillus pseudomycoides genome:
GTAACCCTATTAAGCCAGGGGTTATTTTTTCTATTTTTGCCCAACTAAATAAGCATTCAACTTGCATTTGATTTCTACACTTAATTTTTAATAGCCCTTCTTCTTCAATAGCATTTATTTCAAATTGATGAATTATATTGTCTGTTCCTATATCTTTGATTATTAAATCTTGAATACAAAAGAAAGAAATTTCTATATAAATTACATCCCATTTATTCCATCGCTTCGGTTTATTTTCAACAGGTTCCTTTGTCATGAGTCGGATAACTAAAGTCGGACCATCTCTTCTAAGATGAA
Coding sequences within it:
- a CDS encoding immunity 50 family protein; amino-acid sequence: MINQLKILNPQALISIFGMIPKFEQSELLDVHLRRDGPTLVIRLMTKEPVENKPKRWNKWDVIYIEISFFCIQDLIIKDIGTDNIIHQFEINAIEEEGLLKIKCRNQMQVECLFSWAKIEKITPGLIGLH